In Drosophila gunungcola strain Sukarami chromosome 2R unlocalized genomic scaffold, Dgunungcola_SK_2 000020F, whole genome shotgun sequence, a single window of DNA contains:
- the LOC128256528 gene encoding uncharacterized protein LOC128256528: MCFKYMGFPLLLVFSTLGLVRAALETRLEFITKVEGDSETLFEFNFRLLGREHLLNGTMVFHVDLDNKFELSNELFEHHDGAWRPSTIGVCYKACVYLRTIYDKYFSLSSMGSNFPSRTCPVKKGEYYVRNEGVSADSWANYAKTGLNKFILKIKKNNIVYGGFEAILVLTEKGT; the protein is encoded by the exons atgtgttttaaatacaTGGGCTTCCCGCTGCTCCTGGTATTCAGCACTTTG GGACTGGTACGAGCTGCGTTGGAAACTCGTCTGGAATTTATCACAAAAGTTGAAGGAGACTCTGAAACGCTGTTCGAATTCAACTTTCGACTTCTCGGACGTGAACACCTTCTAAACGGGACAATGGTTTTCCACGTCGACTTGGATAACAAATTCGAATTGTCAAACGAATTATTTGAACATCACGATGGAGCGTGGAGGCCCTCGACTATTGGCGTTTGTTATAAGGCCTGCGTATATTTGAGGACTATTTATGACAAGTATTTTTCGCTTTCTTCTATGGGTTCAAATTTTCCAAGTCGTACCTGTCCGGTCAAAAAGGGTGAATATTATGTAAGAAACGAAGGCGTGTCCGCCGATTCTTGGGCAAATTATGCCAAAACTGGTTTAAACAAGTTCATATTGAAGATAAAAAAGAATAACATAGTATATGGTGGATTTGAAgctattttagttttaacagAGAAAGGCACCTAG